A part of Grus americana isolate bGruAme1 chromosome 33, bGruAme1.mat, whole genome shotgun sequence genomic DNA contains:
- the LOC129198467 gene encoding olfactory receptor 10K2-like codes for MGNNNQTLATDFIFLGFSSLAELQKLLLVVFLLLYLVTLSMNTIIMIIIWVDRSLHTPMYFFLCILSFSETCYTFVIVPKMLVDLIAERKTISFLGCAVQMYFFLFLGCSHSFLLAVMGYDRCVAICHPLHYNSIMTWRVCAQLVVASALSGLLVAQVVTPLVFCLPFQASRKLNHFFCDISPVLRVAFTHTNLSEAIIFTLGISVLTIPLMLILISYLFIVLAILQIPSVPGRHKAFSTCSAHLIVVVVHYGCASFIYLRPNSSYSLDQDALISVTYTILTPLLNPMIYSLRNKDVKVALQKAIRKNILSQKVFQRRG; via the coding sequence atGGGGAACAACAACCAAACACTGGCCACAGACTTCATCTTCCTGGGTTTCTCCAGCCTCGCAGAACTGCAGAAGCTGCTTCTTGTGGTGTTTTTGCTGCTGTACCTGGTCACTCTGAGCATGAATACCATTATAATGATTATCATATGGGTTGATCGGAGCCTTCACACACCCATgtactttttcctttgcatcttGTCTTTTTCCGAGACTTGCTACACCTTTGTCATTGTCCCCAAGATGCTGGTAGACTTAATAGCAGAGAGAAAAACCATTTCCTTCCTGGGCTGTGCTGTACAAATgtacttcttccttttcttgggGTGctcccactccttcctcctggcAGTCATGGGCTATGACCGCTGTGTTGCCATCTGCCACCCCCTGCACTACAACAGCATCATGACTTGGCGAGTGTGTGCTCAGCTGGTGGTTGCTTCTGCTCTGAGTGGCTTGCTGGTTGCCCAGGTGGTTACCCCCTTGGTATTTTGCTTGCCCTTCCAGGCATCCAGGAAACTCAACCATTTCTTCTGTGACATCTCCCCTGTCCTCCGAGTGGCCTTTACTCACACAAATCTCAGCGAGGCCATTATCTTCACGCTGGGTATCTCTGTCCTTACAATCCCACTGATGCTGATTCTCATTTCATACCTTTTCATTGTCCTGGCCATCTTGCAGATCCCTTCAGTCCCAGGGAGGCACAAAGCCTTCTCCACCTGTAGTGCTCACCTGATAGTGGTGGTTGTTCATTATGGCTGTGCCTCCTTCATCTACCTGAGACCTAACTCCAGCTACTCATTGGATCAGGACGCATTGATCTCTGTCACTTATACCATCCTCACTCCCCTGCTCAACCCCATGATTTACAGCCTAAGGAACAAGGACGTCAAAGTGGCTCTTCAAAAAGCAATCAGGAAAAACATACTATCTCAGAAAGTTTTCCAGCGAAGAGGTTAA